The genomic DNA GAGAGAGCAACTCTACCTTATCAAATTTCCGTGGATCGCCCGTCATCACGCCTGGCACATCTTTCCAAATGGTCATCACTTGGGCATCTAAGGCATACGCAAAAATAGCCGCAGAATAATCCGAACCTTCCCTACCGAGGGTTACCGAAAAGTTATGCTCATCAGAACCTATAAACCCCTGAGTAACATAGCATTCCGTTTGAGACAATTGTTTAATATGGTCTTCCGTAAGCGCCCAATCAACAACGCCTTCTCGGTAATTATGGTTGGTTTTGATGAAATCTCGTGCATCTAACCACTGGTTTTTAAACCCTTGATTATTAAGGTATTCACTTAAAATTTTAGAAGAAATCAGCTCACCACAGCTCACCACCTGGTCATAAACGAAGCTGTAATTTGGAGATTTATTTCGTCTTAAAAAAGCCTCTATATCATCAAAAAACAGGGCTATTTCTTCAAATATCTCGTGCTGAGCATCAAATAAATCCGATGCGATCTGGATATGGTTAGACTTGATGGTTTTAATTTCCGTTTTGTAATCTCCATTGTTAAAATAAGCCGCCACCACTTGCTCCAAAGCATTAGTGGTCTTGCCCATAGCGGAAACCACCAGCAAGCACGCTCCCCCCCCCTGCGAAGCCAAAACTTTTGCTACATTTTTTACGCCCTCTGCATCTTTTACGGAGGCGCCGCCAAACTTAAAAACTTTCATACCCAATTAATTGTTTTTGCTCCAAATCCTGTGTTCTTCATTTAAAATAAGTTTCAAAAATATGAAATCTTATTAAAAAAAGAAAATAAAAAATGATATTCTACACCTCAATTATGAAAAAATATACCGCTCCATTGCCTTTATTGGTCGCATATTATTCCTTTTCTTCAAGGGTGATATTTTTGGTAATTTTATATTTTTTGCGTTTGCGCTGGGTGTGTTCTTCGCCTAAAATTAATCCCCAAGGTTTCAGCCCATCTATGCGTTCAAAAATCACTTTCATCATCGCTAAAAATGGAATACACAAGAACATCCCTGAAATCCCCCACAGATGCTCGCCTACCAAAAGCGCTAAAAATGAGAACAATGCATTGATTTTCACCTTAGAACCAATCACGAGTGGAAGGACTAAATTAGCATCTATCGCGTGGATTACGCCGTAGCCAATCAGCACCATAAGCGTATGCTCACCGCCTGTAGCAAAGGAAATTACGCACGCCAAAAAACCCGTGATGATGATCCCAATATAAGGAATAACATTGAGCAACCCTGTGAGCAAACCGAGCAATAGCGCATATTTAACGCCTAAACAAGTCAATAAAATGCTGGACAAAGTACTCACAATAATAATCTGAATGAACAAGCCGATAATATAATCTTTGATGATTTTTTGAATTTCTAAAATAATCTCATTCACCTTTGCGAAATGCTTCTCATTAAACACAGAAACTATGAATTTATACAATAATCTTCTGTAATTCAAGATAAAAATAAGAAACAAAGCCGAGAATAAGAAAAACGCCAATACAGAAGAAAACATTGTTACCGTAGTACTTAAAATAATACCCGAAGAGGCTAATATTTTCTCCAAACCTTGGTTGAGATACTCCATCTGTTGGTCAAAATTCACTTTAAAAGTTTTGGAAACCCAAGTTTGCAAATCAAGGAAGGCTTGGTTGATATTCAGCATCAGCGTAGGAAAATCAGCGACAAAATCACTCAGCTGTGCCGAGAAAAAATACACCACGCCAGAGACCACCAAAAGCATCAGCAATAATGATGTAAAAGTGGATAGCGCTCTGGAAAATCGCCATTTTTGCTCTAAAAAATTAGCAAACGGCACAAATAACAGCGCCAACAAAAATGCAAAAAAGAGCGGCGCCAAGATGGTTTGCCCTAAAACTGCCAAATAACCCAATGCCAAAATGCAAATGAGCACCATAGCGAGTTTCATAATAAAAGGTAATTTGATTTCCATCATTTTAGAATTTAAAATTGAATACTATTGTTTTATGTTTTGCAAAATAACGAAACTATTTGCAATAATAAACACTAAACAAAAAAATCTTTTAACCACTGTTCTAAGGGTTTAGGGAAAGATTTTTGCGCTGCCATTTCTGGATTAACCACATCGTAGCCGTGTTGCTGGGCATAGGCGTGGAGCTCTTGCAGCGTTTTGGTGGGCACTTCATTCATTTCTATGATTAAATTTCGGTGGGTTAGTTTATGGTTAACCACCTTGGTTTCTCGGATAAAAGGCTGCCACGCCTCAGGAATCTGCGTTGGAAATTCGTATAAATTTTTCCAAATGGAGGCCCTATTTCTTTTTTTAATTAAAAAATAACCTTGGCAGTGTATCATATAATAAGTTAGGTTCATTGTAGTGACGCTCACTTTTTTATGCTTCACGGGAAACTCTAAAGCCCTGCCCGTTTGATAAGCCATACAATCTTCCGAAACGGGGCACAGACCACATTGTGGCGTTTTAGGTTTGCAGACCTCCGAGCCCAAATCCATAATGGCTTGGTTGAAATCTCCAGGGCGGTGCGGCGGCATAACCCGATCTGCCAATGCCGAAAAATATTGAAACGCATTGGATTTAGAAATATCAAAATCATCGGCAAAAAGTCTGGAAAAAACACGGTAAAAATTACCATCTACCGCAGGATAAGCCTCGCCAAAACAAATGCTCACAATGGCAGCTGCCGTATATTTACCGATGCCTTTTAGGCTTAAAATCTCTTGATAAGTGGAGGGAAACTCACCGTTGAAATCCCGCATTATTTGCTGTCCGGCTTCGTGGAGATTGAGCGCTCGGGAGTAGTAGCCCAAACCTTTCCAGTAGAGAAGAACCTCGTCTGTATCTGCCTCTGCTAGGGTTTTCACATCTGGGAAACGCTCTATAAATCTAAGGTAATAAGCACGCCCTTGCTGCACTTGGGTTTGTTGTAAAATAACCTCGCTGATCCATATTTTATACGGATTTTGGGTGCTTCGCCACGGAAGTTCGCGCGCATTTTCATCGTACCAATCAATGATTTTGGTGCCAATGTTTAGAAAATCAGGGTTTTGTTTGTTTGTTTTCAAAAATAAGTTATATATTTGCACACCAAAAATAAAAACAAAAAAGGACATGACAAAAGCAGAATTGGTAAATACCATCTCTAATAAGTTAGGAATGGAAAAAAATGACACTCAAAAAGTGGTGGAAGCATTGATGCAGGAAATACGAAATTCTCTATACGAAGGAGATAATGTTTACCTTAGAGGGTTTGGTTCGTTTATTATCAAGACGCGCGCTGCAAAAACAGGAAGAAACATCTCTAAAAATACAGCGATAGAAATTCCTGCCCACAATATCCCTGCATTTAAGCCTTCAAAATCTTTTGCAGAGAAAGTGAAAAACAAAGTTCCAGTAAAGAAATAATCCAATTTATTATTAACAAATAAAAATAAAAGACTATGCCTAGCGGAAAGAAAAGAAAAAGACACAAGGTGGCAACCCACAAAAGAAAAAAGAGAAGAAGACAAAACAGACATAAGAAAAAGAAATAATCTGTAGTCTCTTTTTTAAATGACATAAGCAATATAGTTGGTGTTTTTATTTTGGTTGATAAAGCATCAACTATATTTTTGTTTCACTATTTATAAAATTTTAGAATGAAGAAAGAACTCTTAATATCCAATGAAGATGGTGCTTCTAAAATTGCATTGATAGAAGACGGACGCTTATTTGAACTACACGAGGAAGAACAAGACAATACCCTTGTGGTAGGTGATATCTATTTAGGTAAAATTAAAAAATTAGCACCCAACCTCAACGCCGCTTTCGTGAATATCGGCTATGATAAAGATGCGTTTTTACATTACCAAGATTTAGGCCCACAGTACCTTACTTATAAGAAATTTCTCAGAGAAGTCCATTCTAAAAGAAAAAACGACTCCAGCTTGAAGAATTTTCCAATAGAAAAAACCATTGACAAAAATGGAATGATAGATAGCGTTTTGGCAAAAGATGACACCGTGCTCATCCAAATTACCAAAGAACCTATCTCCACCAAAGGTGCCAGAATCTCCACACAGATATCCCTCACAGGCAGGTTTCTTGTGCTTATTCCTTTTGACCAAAAAGTTTCTATCTCTAAAAAAATCAGGGATAATGCGGAAAAAGACCGCCTAAGAACCTTGATAGAAAGTATAAAGCCCGAAGGCTTTGGCGTGATTATCAGAACAGTAGCAGAAGGCAAAAAAGTTGCCGAACTACACAATGATATGAACCATCTGGTAGAGAAATGGGAAACTTGTTTCAAAAATATTCAAAAAAACAAAATCCCCTCTAAAATTTTAAGCGAGGAGGACAAAGCGTCTGCCATTCTAAGAGATAATTTTAATGCAGATTTTGTAAGCATCATCTGTGATGATGAAACCATGGTGCAAGATATGAGAAACTATCTGGAAGTCATTGCACCAGAACGAAAAAACATAGTGGAATTTTATGATAATCATATCCCACTTTTAGAGTATTACAATGTAGAGAAACAGCTCAAACAGAGCTTTGGCAAGCATGTGAACATCCCGAGTTCCAAAGGCGCCTATCTGGTGATAGAACACACCGAAGCCCTCCATGTGATTGATGTGAACTCCGGCAACAACATCTCCACAGGGAGCCACGCCAACAAAGAGCACGCCTTAAAAGTCAACAAAATGGCAGCAACAGAAATCGCCAGACAGCTGAGACTCAGAGATATGGGCGGCATTATTGTGGTGGACTTTATCGATATGAGAGAAGCCAACCACAGAAAAGAACTCTACGAACATCTAAAAACGGAAATGAAGCGTGATAAAGCACGCCATAAAATACTACCGCCCAGCAAGTTTGGGCTTATACAAATCACCCGACAGCGCGTGCGCCCAGAAAAAGTGATAGAAACTAAGGAAGAAAATCCTAATAAAGACGGCGAAATCTTAGCACCAGTCGTGATTGTAGAGCGGATGTCTGAGGTGATTAGAAACTTATTACAAAAAGAAAAAGGACGCCTATATCTGCACACCCATCCCTTTGTAGAAGCCTACCTAACCAAAGGACTGATGAGCATACAAACCAAATGGTTTTTTAAATACAAAAAATGGGTAACGATAGTCCCGAGAGACTCCTTCAAATACTTAGAATACAAAATCTATAACGATAAGAAAGAAGAATTGGTCAGTTTCTCAAACTAAAACACAAGCACACATTTCTCTATGTGTGCTTTTTTTATGGACAAAATCAGCACTTTTTGGCAGAGTTTCTGTCATATTTAATTAAACAAACATTTAATTCTATACTCCTGATAATAAACAAGATAAAACTAACCTCCGCACCATATTATCACTTTGGCACGATTTTTACAATTACACCCTGCGAATTAAAAAACGAAAAATAATGAAATCAATTAAAAAAGCTGTATTAGCATTAGGCATTTTGTCTGCAGGTTTAGTTTCTGCACAGAGCGTTTCTATGACCAATATGTTAAAATTAGGCATCAATGCGGGCGCTTCTACTGGGGGCAATACCTCGGCTAACTTAGGCGTAGATTTATCTTACCAAAATTTAGTTACACCAGGTTTCGGTTTAGGGATTTCTACAGGGTACAACCACTTTTTCGGTAAAGAGAAAGATGGCATCAAAAACAACGATTTCGGTGTGGTACCTGTAGCGGCAATGTTTAAATTCTACCCTCAAAAATCAGGTTTCTACGCTGGTGCAGATTTAGGTTATGGCTTTATTGTAGGCGATGACAAAGTGGCTTCTAACTCCACTGTAGAGATGCCAAAAGGCGGTTTCTACCTTAAGCCAGAAATAGGTTTCCATAACAGAGATTGGAATTTCTTTTTACACTACACCAAAGTATTCACAGGTGATGATGGTAAAATCGGCAACCAAGACTTCAACGCTGGTAGCATAGGCGCTGGTGTAGCGTACAACATTCCATTAGGAAAATAATCCGTACAAAATAAATTTTTCAGAGCTGCCTCTCTACGAGGCAGCTTTTTTATTGCGGATATAGAGAACAAATCAACCCAAAACACAGCCACTTGCACTTTATAAAAAAAATTTTATATTTGTTTCCAACAAAAAAATAGAATTTTATGAAAAGTAAACACCCCAAAGGACTGCCCTATTTATTCTTTACAGAAATGTGGGAGCGTTTTGGCTACTACCTGATTTTAGGCATCTTCGTTTTGTATATGATAGACCCTTCGGAAACGGGCGGTTTAGCATTTGAAGATAAAAACGCCGATGATATCTTCGGAACCTTTATTGCGCTCACTTACCTTACGCCGTTCCTCGGTGGCTTCTTGGCGGATCGGGTTTTAGGCTACATCAAAGCTGTGTATATCGGTGGTTTTCTGATGGGCTTGGGCTATATCGGCTTAGGGCTTTTTAAGGAATTGCCTTTATTTTATGCCTCCTTAGGACTGATTATCGTGGGGAATGGATTTTTTAAACCCAGCATTTCCACACTTTTGGGGAACCTCTACTCCGAAGAACCTTACAAAGCCAACAAAGACGCTGGCTACAATATTTTCTATATGGGGATCAATATTGGGGCGTTTGCGTGTAATATTATCGCAGCGTTTATGCGAAATAAATTCGGTTGGGGCGAAGCCTTTATGACCGCTGGTTTCGGGATATTTTTAGGATTGATTATCTTCAGTTTAGGGCGAAAACACATCTTACACGCCAATGTGCTAAAACCTGTACAACAAGGCGATACCACCATTTCTTCCGTGCTTTTAAAAGTCTTTATGCCTGCCATTATGGTTGGCGTTTTGGGGTGGTTTATCCCTGGTAATATTTTCGGTTCTGATACCACTGATGCCTTTATTTTTGCTTGTATCCCTGTGATTGTTTTCTATGTTTCGCTTTATGTAAAAGCCAACGCCGAGGACAAAAGACCTATTGGCGCACTCCTCGCGATATTTGCAGTCAGCTTGATGTTTTGGGCAGTGTTTAAACAAAATGGCACTGCGCTCACCCGTTGGGCAAAATATTACACCGATAGAAGCGTGCCTGCCGTGGCGGAAAAGCCTTTGGAAAGCATTTATTTGGTGGATAGCAAAGACTTCAACACCCACGAAGTTCCCGTTTATGATGCGCAATATCAAGCCGTAAAAGATGCCCAAGGCAATGCCGTAAAAGAGCAAGGCAAGGATATTTATTTCAGAAATATTAGCCCAGAGCAAAGGGCAAAATTAGAACAAAACCCTGACCAAAAAGTTTATTTATATAATACAGAACTCTTCCAATCCATTAACCCATTTTGGGTGATTGTCCTCACACCTTTGGTGGTTGGTTTCTTCCTGATGCTCAGAAGAAAAGGCAAAGAGCCGACCACACCTGCCAAAATTGTATTGGGGCTTTTCATCTCGGCACTTTCTTGTTTGGTGATGGTGGGCGCTGTACACGCTGGCGATAATGGCTTGGTTAAAGTCTCTGCCCTGTGGTTGGTTGCGGCTTATGGCGTGATTACCATCGGCGAGCTTTGCCTCTCCCCTATGGGACTTTCCTTGGTGTCTAAACTCTCCCCACCGAGGCTTACAGCCCTTATGATGGGCGGTTTCTTCCTCTCCACTGCTATTGGGAATAAACTCTCGGGCGTGCTCTCCAGTATGTGGTACAATTATGAGGACAAAGCCAACTTCTTTTGGGTGAATTTTGGATTGCTCCTTTTGGCAACGCTCATTGGGCTCTCCATCCTCAAAAGTCTCAACAAAGCGATGAAATCTCACTAAAAAGCGAGCTAAAACCTTATAGCCTTTCCTAAAATTAGCATTTTGGGAAAGGTTTTTTCTTTATATCTTGATATATAACTCATTAGTTTAAAGGTTTTTAACGAAATCTACGGCATTTTAAAGCTTATTTTATTTTGTAAAAACCAAAAAAAGTTTATATTTGTTGGTCTCAATAAAAATTATATTTTATTCATATGGATACAACACTAAAACAGAAAGGACATCCTAAGGGGTTATACCTTTTATTCTTTACAGAAATGTGGGAGCGTTTCAGTTATTATGGAATGCGGGCAATTCTCATTTTCTACCTTACCAAAACTTATTTACAAGGCGGACTTGCTATAGATCCTGCTACCGCAAGTTTAATCTTCGGAAACTTTACAGGCTTGGTATATTTTACCCCGCTGATTGGGGGCTGGCTGGCAGATAAGTTCTTAGGACAACGCCTCGCCATTACCATTGGGGGGATCACGATGATGCTTGGGCAATTCACTTTGTTCGCCATCAATACGCATTTTGGACTTTATTTAGGTTTGTTACTACTCATCATCGGAAACGGATTTTTCAAGCCTAATATCTCCATTTTGGTAGGAAATCTCTATCCTGAAGGCGACGACAGAAGAGACTCTGCCTTCTCGATTTTCTATATGGGGATCAATTTAGGGGCGTTATTGGCTCCGATCATTATTGGTGTGCTTACCGATAATATTTTTGCAACAAAAAATGCCTCTGGTGAGATTATGTCTTACGGCTACAAATACGGCTTCTTAGCGGCAGGGATAGGAATGCTTTTAGGACAGTTGCTATTCAACACTTTGGCGCATAAATACTTAGGCAATATCGGCAAAAAACCACAGAAAAAAATTGAGGTTAAAGAAGAGTTAGAAGTAACCAAAGAAGAAGTTTTACACGGCAACGAACTCAAAAAAGTGGAAAAAGAACGGGTGAGCGTTATCTTCATTTTGTTCTTATTCGCGGTGTTCTTTTGGGCAGGCTTTGAGCAAGCGGGGTCTTCTATTGCCTTATATACGGACAAATTTATCAATCGTGATATCACCTTACCGTTCTTAGGGCACTACACCATACCAGCATCGTTTTTCCAATCGGTAAACCCTTTCTTTATCGTGATTTTGTCACCATTATTTGCGATTTTCTGGAATTCTAAATTAGGAAAAAAACTGACTACGCCTGTTAAAATGGGCTTGGGTATGATCATCTTAGGGATTGGATTCTGGTTTATGCTCGGAGCCGTGGCAGAGCGTGGCGGCGATATCCAAGATCCAGCGATAAAAGCCAGCTTATGGTGGTTGGTGATGACTTATTTCGTGCATACCGTGGGTGAGCTTTGCCTCTCTCCTGTGGGGCTTTCTGTGGTTACCAAATTAGCCCCAGTAAGGTTAGCTTCCGTGCTTATGGCGGTTTGGATGCTGTCTTCATCTGTTGCCAATTTCTTAGGCGGATTTATCGCAGCCTATGTAGAAAAAATGGGTGCAGGGCAGATCTTCACCTATATTTCAGGATTTGTGATTGGTTGTGGTATTTTACTCCTCCTCCTCAGCAAATTTATCTCTAAACTGATGCACGGCGTGAAGTAGTGAGAATTTTTCTCCATCATAAAATTAACCAAAAACCTCTGAATATTCGGAGGTTTTTTCATATCTTCGTAGCCTTATTTCACTTTTATGAACTTAACAACGGAACAAATTCAGAATTTTCAAGGGAAATATCCTAAACAGATCTGGAGTCTTTTCTTCTCCGAGATGTGGGAGCGTTTTTGCTTCTATGGTATGCGGGGAATGCTGGTGTTTTTTATGATTTCTCAACTGGATTTTCAAGAAGCACAAGCCAACCTTCAATACGGTGCTACACAAGCCTTTGTATACGCATTTACCTTTATAGGCGGGCTTTGCGCTGATAAAATTTTAGGCTTTCGGAAGTCCTTATTTTGGGGCGGCATCTTGATGATTATCGGTAGTTTAATCCTCGCCACAGATCCACACCGTTATTTCTTTTTGGGCATCGCCTTTACGGTGGTGGGAACGGGATTTTTCAAACCCAATATTTCCTCTATGGTAGGGCAATTGTACAAGCCCAACGACCCTCGGGCAGATGCTGGATTTTCGCTGTTCTATGCGGGGATTAACCTCGGTGCCTTGCTGGGCGGCTATTTATGCATCGCTATTGGTAAAGGGGAATTGTTTGAAAATGCTATCCCAGAGCACCTTCGCTGGAATGTCGCTTTTGGTTTAGCCGCTATTGTGATGGTTGTTAGTTTGGTTAATTTCATCTTTACGCAAAGAAGTTTAGGCAGCATTGGGCTTCAGCCTGGGCATCCGTTGGCAGAAATCAAAACCGAAGCCATTGCTAAATGGAAAGAATACGGCGTGTATGCCCTGTCTTTGGTGTTTGTACCCATCATTATGGTGATGGTAGCCCAAACCGATTATACCGATTATTTTATGTGGACCATCGGGCCGCTCACGCTCATTTATTTGTTTTTTGAGATGTCTAAACTCAAAACCGAAGAACGCAAAAAGCTGTGGGCAGCACTCATTTTCATTCTATTTTCTATTTTGTTTTGGGGAATATATGAACAAAGTGGCGGCTCGCTGAGTATTTTTGCGGCTAAAAATCTCAACAAAGATTTGTTAGGTTTAGACCCTAATGGCGTGAATAATTCTGGCGGTGCATTCTTCATTATTTTCTTGGCACCACTCATCGGTTTGTTGTGGATATGGCTGAATAAGAAGAAGATAGAACCCAATACCATCATTAAATTTGGCTTAGGCTTCATCTTCTTGGGCTTGGGGTATTACCTATTATTCAGTACCCGATTTTTTGCTAATGCGGCAGGGATTACCTCTCTAAATTTCTTTACCATTGCCCTATTGGTCATTACTTTTGGGGAATTATGCCTCTCACCGATTGGCTTATCCATTATGACCAAACTCTCCACCAAAAATCTCCAAGGAATGATGATGGGAATGTGGTTCCTCGCCTCGGCATATGGACAATATGTGGCGGGAATTATTGGAGCCAACTTAGCCGAAGCTAAAGAAAATGCCTCCAACTACGAAGCCCTACTCTCCTACACCGAGGGATACAAACAACTCGCCATCTATGCCCTTTTAGCTGGATTGGTATTGATTTTGATATCTCCATTCATCAAAAAACTGATGGGCGAAGTGCGGTAGGTTTATTTTTATCTTTTAATGACAATTTTAATCATAATATAATATAATTTAATTACAATGAAAAGGATAGCATTGATATTCAGTATCTTATTACTCAATTTGAGTTTTGCACAAGAGGTTAAGTGGCTTACCTTTGATGAAGCCATAGCGGCACAAAAGAAAGCGCCAAAGAAAATACTTATTGACATCTATGCGCCGTGGTGCGGACCGTGCAAAATGATGGAGAAAAACACTTATGGACATCCTGAAATTGCCAAAATCATCAATAAAAACTACTATGCAGTAAAATTCAATGGCGAAGGAAATGAGGTGGCGCATTATCAAAACAAAGTTTTTAGCAACCCTAAATACAGAGCCAATGTTTCTGGGCGAAATGCACCACACGAGTTAGCTCGATTTTTTAATGTAACCGCCTACCCTACCACCGTATTTTTAGATGAGACAGGGGCTCCTATTACCAATTTGGTAGGCTATTTTAACGCCAAAGAATTGGAACCTTATTTATCACTTTTCCATACCGATACCTATAAAAATATAGAGACCAAAGCACAGTGGGAAGATTTCCAAAAGAAATTTAAATCTAAAATTAAATAAAATTTAAAAATTTTACCCCCAAAAAGCCGAATACAAAATATTCGGCTTTTTCATATTTTAAAAGAAAATTATGATTTGATCTCAAAAATTTTAAAATCATCATTGATGTTTTTTAAAATTTGCTCGGTGCGTTCTCTATGGGTATCCGTGATGAAGATCTGCCCAAACCGCTCTTTACTGAGCAATTCTATCAGCTGTGTCACGCGCTTATCATCTAATTTATCAAAAATATCATCTAAAAGGAGCAAAGGCGTTTTATCAGTCAATTGCTTTATTTGGTTAATTTGAGCTAATTTAAGAGCAATCAAAAACGACTTCTGCTGACCTTGAGAACCTATTTTCTTGATCAATTCGCCATTCATTTTAAACAAAATATCATCTTTGTGTATCCCTTTGGAGGTGTAAGTCAGCACCTTATCTTTTTCCAAAGTTTCCGAGAGCCAAGCCTCCATGGGTTGAACTTCTAAGTCGGTTTGATAAACGAGATTCACCTGTTCTTTAGCCCCAGAAATCATCTCGTAAAAGTACAGAAAAGTCGGTTTGAGTTGGTCCAGTCTATTTTTTCTTGTTTCAAAAACCGTGCGGGCGTGTTTGACTAAAGGTTCGTTATAAATTTCCAAAGCCTCAGCATCAAAAAAACGATGTTTTGCGAAAGATTTAAGCAAGGTATTTCTTTGCTTCAACGCCTTTTGATACTGCATCAAACTGAATAAATACGGGCTGTCTATTTGCGCAATCATCGCATCTAAAAAGCGGCGGCGGCTTTCGCCAGAATCCGAAATCAGGTTGGCATCATAAGGCGAAATCATCACCGATGGCAAAAAACCGATGTGGTCTGCAATGCGCGCATAGGATTTATCATTTTTTTTGATGATTTTTTTGGTTTCTCTATTTTGAATAATTTTGAGGATAATATCCTTTTGGTCGGTTTTTATTTCGGATTCTATAACAAAGAAATCGGCTTCATTTTGAATATTATTGACATCAGAGTTACCTAAAAAACTCTTGCCCACCGAAAGGTAATGTAGAGCATCTAAGATATTGGTTTTGCCCACACCATTATTCCCCACAAAAGCATTGATTTCTGGAGAAAAATCAAAAATACGATCTTGATGATTTTTAAATTGTGTAAGGTTTAGCTTATTGATTTTCATACGAATACAATCTTCGTTGTGTTAAAAATATTTTAATAAAATTAAAAACAAAAATGGAAGTCCGCAACAGGTCTCTACGCCAAAGGAAAAATAAAGGTCTTTACGGGTTTCCGCAGCTCCAGCCACCAACCCCACCGAAACTAAAACAGCGCCTAAAAA from Riemerella columbina includes the following:
- a CDS encoding thioredoxin family protein, with translation MKRIALIFSILLLNLSFAQEVKWLTFDEAIAAQKKAPKKILIDIYAPWCGPCKMMEKNTYGHPEIAKIINKNYYAVKFNGEGNEVAHYQNKVFSNPKYRANVSGRNAPHELARFFNVTAYPTTVFLDETGAPITNLVGYFNAKELEPYLSLFHTDTYKNIETKAQWEDFQKKFKSKIK
- the recF gene encoding DNA replication/repair protein RecF (All proteins in this family for which functions are known are DNA-binding proteins that assist the filamentation of RecA onto DNA for the initiation of recombination or recombinational repair.); the protein is MKINKLNLTQFKNHQDRIFDFSPEINAFVGNNGVGKTNILDALHYLSVGKSFLGNSDVNNIQNEADFFVIESEIKTDQKDIILKIIQNRETKKIIKKNDKSYARIADHIGFLPSVMISPYDANLISDSGESRRRFLDAMIAQIDSPYLFSLMQYQKALKQRNTLLKSFAKHRFFDAEALEIYNEPLVKHARTVFETRKNRLDQLKPTFLYFYEMISGAKEQVNLVYQTDLEVQPMEAWLSETLEKDKVLTYTSKGIHKDDILFKMNGELIKKIGSQGQQKSFLIALKLAQINQIKQLTDKTPLLLLDDIFDKLDDKRVTQLIELLSKERFGQIFITDTHRERTEQILKNINDDFKIFEIKS
- a CDS encoding peptide MFS transporter, whose protein sequence is MNLTTEQIQNFQGKYPKQIWSLFFSEMWERFCFYGMRGMLVFFMISQLDFQEAQANLQYGATQAFVYAFTFIGGLCADKILGFRKSLFWGGILMIIGSLILATDPHRYFFLGIAFTVVGTGFFKPNISSMVGQLYKPNDPRADAGFSLFYAGINLGALLGGYLCIAIGKGELFENAIPEHLRWNVAFGLAAIVMVVSLVNFIFTQRSLGSIGLQPGHPLAEIKTEAIAKWKEYGVYALSLVFVPIIMVMVAQTDYTDYFMWTIGPLTLIYLFFEMSKLKTEERKKLWAALIFILFSILFWGIYEQSGGSLSIFAAKNLNKDLLGLDPNGVNNSGGAFFIIFLAPLIGLLWIWLNKKKIEPNTIIKFGLGFIFLGLGYYLLFSTRFFANAAGITSLNFFTIALLVITFGELCLSPIGLSIMTKLSTKNLQGMMMGMWFLASAYGQYVAGIIGANLAEAKENASNYEALLSYTEGYKQLAIYALLAGLVLILISPFIKKLMGEVR